The DNA region AGCTTACAAACCTGTAATCGATGCTCTGGACGAAAGAGATTTAAAAACACTTTTTATTGTTGGGTGCGGAGCAATTGTTGGGCTATTGACTTTTTCGAGGGTGTTAAAATGGCTTTTTGATAAATATAAAAGTATAACGTTGTCCGTTTTAACGGGCTTTATAGCTGGTTCTTTAAATAAAATTTGGCCTTGGAAAGAGGTGATTTCATCGGAAATGATTCATGGTAAGTTAAAAATTTTGGAAGAAAAAAGTATTTCACCTTTTAGTTTTGAAGGCGATCCACAATTGGTTTGGGCTTGTGTTTTAGCAATAATTGGAATTGCAGTAATTTATGGACTGGAAAAATTCTCGAATGTAAAGGTTGCTTAAATGGCTAAAGAACGAACCGTTTCAGATAAATTCTTCCTTTTTTTAAAAGGACTAGCAATGGGGGCTGCCAATAAGGTACCCGGTGTTTCGGGAGGTATAGTTGCTTTTGTGGGCGGATTTTATGAGGAATTAATCTATTCTCTCCAAAAAGTGAATGCCAAAGCATTCAAATTACTATTTAACGGTCGTTTTAAGAGTTTTTACAACTATACCAATGCCCAATTTTTAATCTTGATTTTTGCCGGCAGTATATTTAGTTACTTCAGTGTTTCTCAGGTACTTGATTATTTTATAAAGAATTACGAACTATACGTTTGGAGTACTTTTTTTGGGATGATAATCGGCTCAATTTATTATATAAGTAAGCAATTTAAAGATTGGTCAACTCAAAATATTATAGGTATTATTTCGGGCATTGTGGTTGGTATAGCCATCAGTTTTATGAATCCTGCCAAAGAAAATGACAATTTGTTTTTTGTGTTTTTTTGTGGAATAATTGGTGTAACTGGTATGACGCTTCCAGGGTTGTCGGGCTCGTTTATTCTGATATTATTGGGCAATTATGTACTCCTTTTGGTCGATTCGGTAAATATGTTATATAAAACCATTATCGATATTTTTCAAGGCAATTTTGAATTTTTAAAAGATACGATTAGGGTTAGATATTTAAAAATTGTAGCTGTTTTTGGTGCTGGATCGGCTTTTGGCTTGGTGTTTACCTCACAAATATTAGCTTATGTTTTAAAACGTTGGCACCAGTTGGTAACTGCTATTATAATTGGATTTATAAGTGGTTCTTTAGGTATAGTATGGCCATGGAAACGTGCTGTGTATAAATTGGATAATGGAAATTTTTTATTAGACTCTAAAGGAGAAAAGATTATACAAAACTATAAACGATTTATTCCTAAGATTACAGAAACAGAAACTTGGATAGCCATTGCTTTTATTATGTTGGGAGTTGCAATTGTTTTATTGATAGATTTTTATGGAAAAAATGCAAAAAGAAAGAAAGTTCGGATTAATAGGTAAAGATATATCCTATTCGTTTTCCAGACATTATTTTACTAAAAAATTTCAAGAATTAAAGTTGGAAAATCATCGATATGTAAATTTTGATTTGCAAACTATTGAAGATTTTTCTCAAATTAATCTAGAAGAAGTAAGTGGGTTTAACGTAACAATACCTTACAAAGAAAAAATTATGCAATTTTTAGATAAGGTTGATGGTGTTGCCAAAGAAATAGGAGCGGTAAATACTATTAAAATTACAAATGAAAACCAGTTGATTGGCCACAATACAGACTATTATGGATTTGAAGAGTCCTTGAAGCCATTTTTAAAATCGCATCATAAAAAGGCTTTGGTATTGGGTACTGGTGGTGCATCAAAGGCCATATTATTTGTACTTAAAAAAATGCATATTGATTATTTAGTAGTTTCCCGAACACCTAAAAACAAACAAATATCTTATCAAGACATCACTAAAAAATTAATCGGTAATTACACGGTAATTATCAATAGTACCCCACTGGGTACTTATCCTAATGTAGATAAGTGTCCTGATCTTCCATATCAATATATTACTGAACAGTATCTGTTGTTCGATTTAATTTACAATCCTGAAAAAACTACATTTTTAACTAAGGGTGAAGCAAATGGAGCAACAATTATAAACGGGTTAAAAATGTTGGAACTACAAGCAGAAAAAGCTTGGACTATTTGGAATTTGTAAGTTCTTTCTTCTTTACGCAACCAAATAAATAGAGTTGCATCATATTTAAAATAGTTTGCATTGTGTTAATGCTATTACTATCTTTAAAGACTTTTAGTTTTAAAAGAGGAACCCTTAAACATTAAAAATAATGTTAGACAACAAGCCAAATAGTATAGAGAGCGAGAATTCAACAATAAAGCCTACGGATGTTATTGCAGAAAATGTTGATAAATTAAAAACAGAAGATATTGCTGATAAGCATTCGGAAGAAGAAAATGAACAGTCTGATAGTTCCAATACAGAAGAAAATACTGATTCAACATTAGCAAACTCATCCGAAGTTAATGAGGATAAATCTGATGTTAGCGAGAATAATACTGCTCTGGTTGATGAGTCTGTATCTAAATCATCTGAAGATAAGGAAGTAGTTGAGCAAAAAGTAAACTACGAGAAATTAGATTTGGAGGGGTTGGTAAAAGAGCTTCAAAAATTGCTTAAATCTGGGACAATTACCGATATTAAAAGTGATGTTGAGGCTATAAAAAAGAATTTCAATAAAAAATTCGGTCAACTGTTAGTAGAAAAAAAAGAAACTTTTTTAGCAGATGGGGGTAATGAGATTGACTTCTATTATAGCACTCCGATAAAATCTACCTATAACGATTTACTTTTTGAGTATAAAACGAAAAGAGAAGCTTATTATGCAAATAAAGCAAGTGAGCAAAAAGAAAATTTAGTAAAACGTTTGGCTCTAATTGAAGAATTAAAAGAACTTATTGATACTGCTGAACCATCTACAATGTATGGTCTTTTTAAAGAGCTACAAGATAAATGGCGTGCTATTGGAAGGATTCCTAGTGCACAGTACAATGACACTTGGCGTACCTATGAACACCATGTAGAACGATTTTACGATCTGTTGCATTTAAGTAACGATTTGCGAGACCTAGATTTTAAACATAATTTAGAAGAAAAAATAAAACTAGCGGAACGAGCGGAGCAATTAGCGGAGATGACCGATTTAAACGCTGCTTTTAAAGAACTTCAGGTATTACATAGATTGTGGAAAGAAGAAGTGGGGCCAGTGGGTAGAGAGCATCGTGAAGGAATATGGGAACGTTTTAGTAATGCCACAAAAAAAATTCACGAGAAAAGACATGAGCATCAAAAAGTATTGGAATCTAAGTATGAAGAAAATGTAGATAAGAAAAGAGCCGTTATTGATAAGATTTCCAATTTAACAGAAGATGACAGTAAAGGTTCTCATAAGTTTTGGCAGCAGAAAATCAAGGAATTGGAAGAGTTGAGGCAACAGTTTTTCAAAATAGGAAAAGTGCCCAGAAGTGTAAATGATAAGATTTGGAAAGAATTTAAAGAGTCCACACGTAAATTTAATAGGCAAAAGAATGCATATTATAAAAATGTAAAAAGTGAGCAACACGAAAATCTTAAAAAGAAAAATGCCTTGGTTGAAAAAGCAGAATCTTTAAAAGATAGTGAAGATTTTGATGCTACAACGGATATTATGAAGCAAATTCAGGCCGAATGGAAAACCATTGGTCATGTGCCTCGAAAATATTCCGATAAAATCTGGAAACAATTTAAAAATGCTTGCAACCATTATTTTGATAGACTTCATGGTAAACAAGATGAAGCTAATAAGGAACAAGTAGAAGCTTTTAATAAGAAAAAAGAATTGCTTGAAAATCTTAAAAATCAGGCAAATAAAAATGAATCATTAGGGTTAGATGTTATCAATTCTTATATAGAAGATTGGAATAAATTGGAGCGTTTACCGCATAATATGAACCATATAGAAGTGAAGTTTAATAAAACGCTAAATTCACTTTATAGTAAATTGGATTTGAACGAGAAAGAAATTGCCATGCTCAAGTTCAAAAACATGGTAAATAATTATCTAGAAACTAAAAACCACCGAAAACTGGAAAACGAACAGCAATTTGTCAGAAAAAAAATTGATGAAGTTACCCGAGAAATTCAGCAATTGGAAAATAATATGGGCTTTTTTGCAAATGCTGATTCCGATAGCCCCCTATTAAGAGGGGTGCAAGATAATATTGAAAATTACAATCAACAATTAGAAATTTGGAAAACTAAGTTAGACTATATAACTAAGTTGGAATATTAATCGAATTTGGCTAATTCTTTTTCTACATATTGAATGGTTTGCTCAAGATAAGAAGGATCCAACGCCTTATCTATAGATGTTAATGCGTCAATTTGGTAGCTGATAAGATTTTGTAATTCTTGATCTTTTAATTTTTCAATAATTTTTAAATTGTCAGAAATACTATCTGATGATAAATTCAATTCTTTTAAAATATAAGGCCTAACATTATTATGAATAAATGCTCTTTGTGACTTTTCAAAATTGCCAAAATACTCATAATATATTTCATAATGTCGTGCAATGATGCTCTTTAAAGTATCATTGCTTATTAGGTTTAGCTTACCGCTAAATTTCATGTTGATATACGAAGAATTAATTTTTTGTTTTATATATTCATTATCAAGTTTGTTTGTTAAGGAATCAATTTTTGAGTAATTACCGTTTTTAATTTGCGTTAAATATGCGATACTTTTCTTTAATTCTTTGTCAGAATAGTCAACTGTAAATTTTTCATAATTTAACTCATTTAATAATAGTTCTAATGATTTTTTCTCTTCCTTTCTATCCTTTATGTTTTCATTCCAATTATTTAACTGAACCGCAATAAAAATACCCAATACCACAATCAGTATTTCACCTAAAAAATAGGTAATAGTTTTTGGTAATTTGCTTCTAAAAAATTTTGACATAGATTATTCTTAATAATACTTTGTTGGAATTTTGAATTTGATTTTTGGAAATTTAGACACTACCACTACCACTACCATCTCATAATCACACTTCCCCAAGTAAATCCGCTTCCAAAAGCGGCCAAAACGACAAGATCATTATCTTTTATTTTCCCTTTTTCATGAGCTTCGGTCAATGCAATAATTATTGAAGCTGCTGTTGTATTACCGTACTTCATAATATTATTAAACACCTGATTGTCTTCTAACTGGAACTTCTTTTGAATAAATTGAGCAATACGCAAATTAGCTTGATGTGGGATAAGGATATCAATATCCGTTGGAGCCAACTTATTAGTTTTTAAACCTTCCATAATTACTTCGCTAAAACGAACTACGGCGTTTTTAAAGACAAAAGTACCGTCCATATATGGAAAGTAAGAGGTGTCTTCCTCATCAGAAGCTAAAATTTCTGGAACCCAATGTTTAATACTAGGTGATTTTACGACTAACTTTTCCGCATATTGACCTTCACTATGCAAATGAGAGGATAGAATACCCTTGTTGTTGTCTTCAGTTCTTGATAATACACAAGCTCCCGCACCGTCGCCAAAAATAACTGAAACACCACGGCCACGTGTAGTTTTGTCTAATCCGTTAGAATGGTATTCTGCTCCAATGACCAATATGTTTTTATACATCCCAGTTTTAATAAACTGATCGGCAGTTGAAAGGGCATAAATAAACCCCGAACACTGATTTCTAATATCTAAAGCTCCAATAGTTGGCATGTCTAACATATCTTGGATTTGAACGCCACACCCAGGAAAATAATAATCGGGACTTAAGGTGGCAAATACTATAAAGTCAATATCATCTTTGGTCAAACCTGCACGCTCAATAGCGATCTTGGCTGCTTTTGCACCCATTGTTGCAGAGGTTTCATCGCTATTTTCAGGAATCCAACGGCGTTCTTTAATGCCTGTTCGTTCTTGAATCCACTCATCATTGGTATCCATAATTTTTGAAAGGTCATCATTGGTTACCACATTATCTGGTACGTAAAAACCAAGTCCCGTTATTTTTGAATTGTACATGCTATAAATTTTAAATATATAATTATGCAAGATAGGAAAGATTTATGATTTGTAAATTGGCTTTTAAATTCTGCCATCTTGTCATTTTAATCAGCTTGGTATTTTTTTTGACTAGTGTTGTTTATATTTTAAAATAATTTAAACTTAATATATTATGGCAAAAGGAACTATTAATGTTTCAGTTGAAAACATATTTCCACTAATTAAAAAATTCTTGTATTCAGATCATGAAATCTTTTTACGCGAATTAATATCTAATGCAACAGACGCAACTTTAAAGTTAAAACACCTTTCTACTATTGGTGAAACTAAGGTTGATTATGGCAATCCTCAAATTGAAGTCAAGATTGATAAAGACGGAAAAAAACTCCATATCATCGACCAAGGAGTGGGAATGACCAAGGAAGAAGTTGAGAAATATATTAACGAAGTTGCTTTTTCTGGTGCTGAAGAGTTTTTAGAAAAGTATAAAGATTCTGCCAAAGATTCTGGAATTATCGGTCATTTTGGACTTGGTTTTTATTCCGCTTTTATGGTGGCAGAAAAAGTAGAAATTATTACTAAATCACATGTCGAAAAAGAAGATGCTATGCTTTGGGTTTGTGATGGTTCTCCTGAATTCACTTTAACCAAAGCCAAGAAAAAGGATAGAGGTACAGAAATCATCTTACATATGGCTGAGGATTCTACAGAATTTTTGGAAGAACACAGAATCAGGGAATTGTTGTTAAAGTACAACAAGTTTATGCCTGTGCCAATAAAATTTGGAACGAAAGAAATTAACGATCCAGATTTTGAACCCAAAACAACAAAAGATAAAGATGGTAAAGAAACTACTGAGCCTCACAAACAGATAACAGTTGATAATATAATCAACAATCCAAACCCAGCTTGGACAAAACAACCAGCAGAATTAAAAAATGAAGATTACAGCTCTTTTTACAGAGAATTGTACCCAATGCAGTTTGAAGAGCCCTTGTTCAACATCCACTTAAATGTCGATTATCCATTTAATTTAACAGGTATTTTGTACTTTCCTAAATTGACGACCAATTTAGATGTCCAAAAGGACAGAATCCAATTGTATCAAAATCAGGTATTTGTAACCGATAACGTGGAAGGAATCGTACCTGATTTTCTACAAATGTTACGTGGTGTAATTGATTCACCAGATATTCCGCTAAACGTTTCGCGTAGTTATTTGCAGGCAGATGGAGCTGTAAAAAAGATTTCGAGCTATATCACAAAAAAAGTAGCGGATAA from Aureibaculum sp. 2308TA14-22 includes:
- a CDS encoding DUF368 domain-containing protein gives rise to the protein MAKERTVSDKFFLFLKGLAMGAANKVPGVSGGIVAFVGGFYEELIYSLQKVNAKAFKLLFNGRFKSFYNYTNAQFLILIFAGSIFSYFSVSQVLDYFIKNYELYVWSTFFGMIIGSIYYISKQFKDWSTQNIIGIISGIVVGIAISFMNPAKENDNLFFVFFCGIIGVTGMTLPGLSGSFILILLGNYVLLLVDSVNMLYKTIIDIFQGNFEFLKDTIRVRYLKIVAVFGAGSAFGLVFTSQILAYVLKRWHQLVTAIIIGFISGSLGIVWPWKRAVYKLDNGNFLLDSKGEKIIQNYKRFIPKITETETWIAIAFIMLGVAIVLLIDFYGKNAKRKKVRINR
- a CDS encoding shikimate dehydrogenase family protein gives rise to the protein MEKMQKERKFGLIGKDISYSFSRHYFTKKFQELKLENHRYVNFDLQTIEDFSQINLEEVSGFNVTIPYKEKIMQFLDKVDGVAKEIGAVNTIKITNENQLIGHNTDYYGFEESLKPFLKSHHKKALVLGTGGASKAILFVLKKMHIDYLVVSRTPKNKQISYQDITKKLIGNYTVIINSTPLGTYPNVDKCPDLPYQYITEQYLLFDLIYNPEKTTFLTKGEANGATIINGLKMLELQAEKAWTIWNL
- a CDS encoding DUF349 domain-containing protein, whose product is MLDNKPNSIESENSTIKPTDVIAENVDKLKTEDIADKHSEEENEQSDSSNTEENTDSTLANSSEVNEDKSDVSENNTALVDESVSKSSEDKEVVEQKVNYEKLDLEGLVKELQKLLKSGTITDIKSDVEAIKKNFNKKFGQLLVEKKETFLADGGNEIDFYYSTPIKSTYNDLLFEYKTKREAYYANKASEQKENLVKRLALIEELKELIDTAEPSTMYGLFKELQDKWRAIGRIPSAQYNDTWRTYEHHVERFYDLLHLSNDLRDLDFKHNLEEKIKLAERAEQLAEMTDLNAAFKELQVLHRLWKEEVGPVGREHREGIWERFSNATKKIHEKRHEHQKVLESKYEENVDKKRAVIDKISNLTEDDSKGSHKFWQQKIKELEELRQQFFKIGKVPRSVNDKIWKEFKESTRKFNRQKNAYYKNVKSEQHENLKKKNALVEKAESLKDSEDFDATTDIMKQIQAEWKTIGHVPRKYSDKIWKQFKNACNHYFDRLHGKQDEANKEQVEAFNKKKELLENLKNQANKNESLGLDVINSYIEDWNKLERLPHNMNHIEVKFNKTLNSLYSKLDLNEKEIAMLKFKNMVNNYLETKNHRKLENEQQFVRKKIDEVTREIQQLENNMGFFANADSDSPLLRGVQDNIENYNQQLEIWKTKLDYITKLEY
- a CDS encoding DUF6090 family protein, which produces MSKFFRSKLPKTITYFLGEILIVVLGIFIAVQLNNWNENIKDRKEEKKSLELLLNELNYEKFTVDYSDKELKKSIAYLTQIKNGNYSKIDSLTNKLDNEYIKQKINSSYINMKFSGKLNLISNDTLKSIIARHYEIYYEYFGNFEKSQRAFIHNNVRPYILKELNLSSDSISDNLKIIEKLKDQELQNLISYQIDALTSIDKALDPSYLEQTIQYVEKELAKFD
- a CDS encoding 3-oxoacyl-ACP synthase III family protein → MYNSKITGLGFYVPDNVVTNDDLSKIMDTNDEWIQERTGIKERRWIPENSDETSATMGAKAAKIAIERAGLTKDDIDFIVFATLSPDYYFPGCGVQIQDMLDMPTIGALDIRNQCSGFIYALSTADQFIKTGMYKNILVIGAEYHSNGLDKTTRGRGVSVIFGDGAGACVLSRTEDNNKGILSSHLHSEGQYAEKLVVKSPSIKHWVPEILASDEEDTSYFPYMDGTFVFKNAVVRFSEVIMEGLKTNKLAPTDIDILIPHQANLRIAQFIQKKFQLEDNQVFNNIMKYGNTTAASIIIALTEAHEKGKIKDNDLVVLAAFGSGFTWGSVIMRW
- the htpG gene encoding molecular chaperone HtpG — translated: MAKGTINVSVENIFPLIKKFLYSDHEIFLRELISNATDATLKLKHLSTIGETKVDYGNPQIEVKIDKDGKKLHIIDQGVGMTKEEVEKYINEVAFSGAEEFLEKYKDSAKDSGIIGHFGLGFYSAFMVAEKVEIITKSHVEKEDAMLWVCDGSPEFTLTKAKKKDRGTEIILHMAEDSTEFLEEHRIRELLLKYNKFMPVPIKFGTKEINDPDFEPKTTKDKDGKETTEPHKQITVDNIINNPNPAWTKQPAELKNEDYSSFYRELYPMQFEEPLFNIHLNVDYPFNLTGILYFPKLTTNLDVQKDRIQLYQNQVFVTDNVEGIVPDFLQMLRGVIDSPDIPLNVSRSYLQADGAVKKISSYITKKVADKLQSLFKNDREAFEKKWNDIKIVIEYGMLSEPKFYEKAQKFALFPTVDDNYFTFDELIEKVKPGQTDKDKNIVLLYATNADEQHSYIQEAKEKGYEVLLLDSPIVSHLIQKIEGENSELSAEKQPIKFARVDSDFIDNLIKKDEEQISKLSDEEKTKLKEIVEGIVPKEKYTVQLEALDSKANPFVITIPEFMRRMKEMSQTGGGGMMGMSNFPEMYNLVVNTNNDLMQKILKAKGKKEEYVNQALDLAKLSQNLLKGKDLTSFIKRSFDLMK